One Glycine max cultivar Williams 82 chromosome 3, Glycine_max_v4.0, whole genome shotgun sequence DNA window includes the following coding sequences:
- the LOC100800231 gene encoding uncharacterized protein isoform X1, producing the protein MAVTTRTLSATEKKHWWLTNRKIVEKYIKDARSLIATQDQSEIASALNLVDAALAISPRFDQALELRARALLYLRRFKEVADMLQDYIPSLRMGNDDSSSSSSSSSSSDTSSQQLSREGVKLLSSSSESPVRDHSFKCFSVSDLKKKVMAGLCKTCDKEGQWRYLVLGEACCHLGLMEDAMVLLQTGKRIASAAFRRESVCWSEDSFYVTNIPFSGDSTNAPPSTPPRTLLADSESVAQLLGHIKFLLRRRAAALAALDAGLYSEAIRHFSKIVDGRRSAPQSFLAECYMHRASAHRSAGRIAESIADCNRTLALDPTCIQALETRASLFETIRCLPDSLHDLEHLKLLYNSILRDRKLPGPAWKRHNVRYREIPGKLCSLTIKIQELKQRLASGETGNVDYYALIGVRRGCSRSELERAHLLLSLRHKPDKATGFIERCELADERDVESVKERVKMSSLLLYRLVQKGYTNVMGNIMDEEAAEKQRKKAALQALEAQKEKANEAAAELNKVVESNSTQMSQNRSMVSSSTVNPAVFQGVFCRDLTVVGNLLSQAGFNRSMPVKYEALSC; encoded by the exons ATGGCGGTTACTACTCGCACTCTATCTGCCACAGAAAAGAAACACTGGTGGCTTACCAACCGAAAG ATTGTCGAGAAATACATTAAGGATGCAAGGAGCTTAATAGCGACGCAAGATCAGAGCGAGATAGCTTCGGCTCTGAACCTTGTAGATGCGGCACTGGCGATTTCTCCGAGGTTTGACCAAGCGCTTGAGCTGAGAGCGAGGGCGTTGCTGTATTTGCGGCGGTTCAAGGAGGTTGCGGATATGCTTCAGGACTACATTCCGAGCCTGAGAATGGGAAACGATGACTCATCatcgtcttcttcttcttcttcttcttctgacaCCTCTTCTCAGCAGCTTTCGAGGGAGGGAGTGAAgcttctctcttcttcctcGGAGTCTCCGGTGAGGGATCATAGTTTCAAGTGCTTCTCTGTGTCTGACCTCAAGAAGAAGGTGATGGCAGGGCTGTGTAAAACTTGCGACAAGGAAGGGCAATGgag ATACTTGGTGTTGGGTGAAGCATGCTGCCACCTAGGCCTAATGGAGGATGCAATGGTTCTTCTTCAAACAGGGAAACGCATTGCAAGCGCGGCATTCCGGCGCGAGAGTGTGTGCTGGTCTGAAGACAGCTTTTATGTTACCAATATACCCTTCTCCGGAGATTCCACAAACGCGCCACCCTCAACTCCGCCGCGAACCCTTCTCGCGGACTCCGAGAGCGTGGCCCAACTCCTCGGCCACATTAAGTTCCTCCTCCGCCGCCGCGCCGCCGCACTCGCCGCCCTCGACGCCGGGCTCTACTCCGAGGCCATCCGCCACTTCTCGAAAATCGTCGACGGCCGGCGCAGCGCGCCGCAGAGCTTCCTCGCCGAATGCTACATGCACCGCGCCTCCGCGCACCGTTCCGCAGGGCGAATCGCCGAGTCAATTGCCGATTGCAACCGCACCCTCGCATTGGACCCCACTTGCATCCAAGCACTCGAAACAAGAGCTTCACTCTTCGAAACAATTCGCTGTTTACCAGATTCTCTTCACGATCTCGAACACTTAAAGCTTCTCTACAATTCAATCTTGCGTGATCGCAAGCTTCCTGGTCCTGCGTGGAAGCGCCACAACGTGCGCTACAGAGAAATTCCAGGGAAACTTTGCTCCCTCACTATTAAAATTCAGGAACTTAAACAGAGGTTGGCTTCTGGTGAAACTGGAAATGTTGATTACTATGCTTTGATTGGTGTCCGACGAGGTTGTTCCCGGTCGGAGTTGGAGAGGGCACACTTGTTGCTTTCCTTGAGGCATAAGCCTGATAAGGCAACTGGGTTCATCGAAAGGTGCGAGCTTGCAGATGAGCGTGATGTTGAGTCTGTTAAAGAAAGGGTGAAAATGTCTTCGTTGTTGTTATATAGATTGGTTCAGAAGGGTTACACTAATGTGATGGGTAATATTATGGATGAGGAAGCTGCTGAGAAGCAGAGAAAGAAGGCTGCTTTGCAAGCTCTTGAAGCACAGAAAGAGAAAGCCAATGAAGCTGCTGCTGAGTTGAATAAGGTCGTTGAGAGTAATAGTACTCAAATGTCTCAAAATAGGTCTATGGTGTCTTCTTCTACGGTGAATCCGGCGGTGTTTCAGGGTGTTTTCTGCCGTGATCTTACGGTGGTGGGGAACTTGCTTTCTCAGGCGGGGTTTAACCGATCCATGCCGGTGAAGTATGAAGCTTTGAGCTGTTGA
- the LOC100800231 gene encoding uncharacterized protein isoform X2, whose protein sequence is MLQDYIPSLRMGNDDSSSSSSSSSSSDTSSQQLSREGVKLLSSSSESPVRDHSFKCFSVSDLKKKVMAGLCKTCDKEGQWRYLVLGEACCHLGLMEDAMVLLQTGKRIASAAFRRESVCWSEDSFYVTNIPFSGDSTNAPPSTPPRTLLADSESVAQLLGHIKFLLRRRAAALAALDAGLYSEAIRHFSKIVDGRRSAPQSFLAECYMHRASAHRSAGRIAESIADCNRTLALDPTCIQALETRASLFETIRCLPDSLHDLEHLKLLYNSILRDRKLPGPAWKRHNVRYREIPGKLCSLTIKIQELKQRLASGETGNVDYYALIGVRRGCSRSELERAHLLLSLRHKPDKATGFIERCELADERDVESVKERVKMSSLLLYRLVQKGYTNVMGNIMDEEAAEKQRKKAALQALEAQKEKANEAAAELNKVVESNSTQMSQNRSMVSSSTVNPAVFQGVFCRDLTVVGNLLSQAGFNRSMPVKYEALSC, encoded by the exons ATGCTTCAGGACTACATTCCGAGCCTGAGAATGGGAAACGATGACTCATCatcgtcttcttcttcttcttcttcttctgacaCCTCTTCTCAGCAGCTTTCGAGGGAGGGAGTGAAgcttctctcttcttcctcGGAGTCTCCGGTGAGGGATCATAGTTTCAAGTGCTTCTCTGTGTCTGACCTCAAGAAGAAGGTGATGGCAGGGCTGTGTAAAACTTGCGACAAGGAAGGGCAATGgag ATACTTGGTGTTGGGTGAAGCATGCTGCCACCTAGGCCTAATGGAGGATGCAATGGTTCTTCTTCAAACAGGGAAACGCATTGCAAGCGCGGCATTCCGGCGCGAGAGTGTGTGCTGGTCTGAAGACAGCTTTTATGTTACCAATATACCCTTCTCCGGAGATTCCACAAACGCGCCACCCTCAACTCCGCCGCGAACCCTTCTCGCGGACTCCGAGAGCGTGGCCCAACTCCTCGGCCACATTAAGTTCCTCCTCCGCCGCCGCGCCGCCGCACTCGCCGCCCTCGACGCCGGGCTCTACTCCGAGGCCATCCGCCACTTCTCGAAAATCGTCGACGGCCGGCGCAGCGCGCCGCAGAGCTTCCTCGCCGAATGCTACATGCACCGCGCCTCCGCGCACCGTTCCGCAGGGCGAATCGCCGAGTCAATTGCCGATTGCAACCGCACCCTCGCATTGGACCCCACTTGCATCCAAGCACTCGAAACAAGAGCTTCACTCTTCGAAACAATTCGCTGTTTACCAGATTCTCTTCACGATCTCGAACACTTAAAGCTTCTCTACAATTCAATCTTGCGTGATCGCAAGCTTCCTGGTCCTGCGTGGAAGCGCCACAACGTGCGCTACAGAGAAATTCCAGGGAAACTTTGCTCCCTCACTATTAAAATTCAGGAACTTAAACAGAGGTTGGCTTCTGGTGAAACTGGAAATGTTGATTACTATGCTTTGATTGGTGTCCGACGAGGTTGTTCCCGGTCGGAGTTGGAGAGGGCACACTTGTTGCTTTCCTTGAGGCATAAGCCTGATAAGGCAACTGGGTTCATCGAAAGGTGCGAGCTTGCAGATGAGCGTGATGTTGAGTCTGTTAAAGAAAGGGTGAAAATGTCTTCGTTGTTGTTATATAGATTGGTTCAGAAGGGTTACACTAATGTGATGGGTAATATTATGGATGAGGAAGCTGCTGAGAAGCAGAGAAAGAAGGCTGCTTTGCAAGCTCTTGAAGCACAGAAAGAGAAAGCCAATGAAGCTGCTGCTGAGTTGAATAAGGTCGTTGAGAGTAATAGTACTCAAATGTCTCAAAATAGGTCTATGGTGTCTTCTTCTACGGTGAATCCGGCGGTGTTTCAGGGTGTTTTCTGCCGTGATCTTACGGTGGTGGGGAACTTGCTTTCTCAGGCGGGGTTTAACCGATCCATGCCGGTGAAGTATGAAGCTTTGAGCTGTTGA
- the LOC100789316 gene encoding probable beta-D-xylosidase 2, with product MATPILYNVPSLGHHPRSHLLFPSLPQMSSTFSPLLNLIAVFLLLFLVRHTCEARDPFACDPKNGATENMPFCKASLAIPERVKDLVGRLTLQEKVRLLVNNAAAVPRLGMKGYEWWSEALHGVSNVGPGVKFNAQFPGATSFPQVITTAASFNASLWEAIGQVVSDEARAMYNGGTAGLTYWSPNVNIFRDPRWGRGQETPGEDPVLAGTYAASYVRGLQGTDGNRLKVAACCKHFTAYDLDNWNGMDRFHFNAQVSKQDIEETFDVPFRMCVSEGKVASVMCSYNQVNGVPTCADPNLLKKTVRGLWQLDGYIVSDCDSVGVFYDNQHYTPTPEEAAADAIKAGLDLDCGPFLAVHTQNAVEKGLLSEADVNGALVNTLTVQMRLGMFDGEPSAHAYGKLGPKDVCKPAHQELALEAARQGIVLLKNTGPVLPLSPQRHHTVAVIGPNSKATVTMIGNYAGVACGYTNPLQGIGRYAKTIHQLGCENVACKNDKLFGSAINAARQADATVLVMGLDQSIEAETVDRTGLLLPGRQQDLVSKVAAASKGPTILVIMSGGSVDITFAKNNPRIVGILWAGYPGQAGGAAIADILFGTTNPGGKLPVTWYPQEYLTKLPMTNMAMRGSKSAGYPGRTYRFYNGPVVYPFGHGLTYTHFVHTLASAPTVVSVPLNGHRRANVTNISNRAIRVTHARCDKLSISLEVDIKNVGSRDGTHTLLVFSAPPAGFGHWALEKQLVAFEKIHVPAKGLQRVGVNIHVCKLLSVVDKSGIRRIPLGEHSFNIGDVKHSVSLQAAALGIIKS from the exons ATGGCCACACCCATTCTATATAACGTTCCCTCCCTTGGCCACCACCCTCGCTCACATTTATTATTTCCCTCTTTGCCCCAAATGTCTTCAACCTTCTCACCCCTCCTCAATCTCATTGCagtcttcctcctcctcttcttggtCCGGCACACGTGCGAGGCACGTGACCCGTTCGCGTGCGACCCGAAAAATGGCGCCACGGAGAACATGCCGTTTTGCAAGGCTTCACTGGCGATACCAGAGAGGGTGAAGGATCTGGTTGGAAGGTTGACGCTGCAAGAGAAGGTTAGGCTTCTGGTGAACAATGCCGCGGCGGTTCCAAGGCTTGGGATGAAAGGGTACGAGTGGTGGTCGGAGGCACTCCACGGAGTTTCAAATGTGGGTCCCGGAGTTAAGTTTAATGCACAGTTTCCCGGTGCTACTAGCTTCCCTCAAGTCATCACCACCGctgcttccttcaatgcttcTCTCTGGGAGGCCATCGGACAG GTAGTGTCGGATGAGGCAAGGGCCATGTACAACGGTGGAACAGCAGGGCTCACGTATTGGAGCCCAAACGTGAACATTTTCAGGGACCCAAGGTGGGGCCGTGGACAGGAAACTCCCGGTGAGGACCCAGTGTTAGCCGGTACATATGCTGCTAGTTACGTCAGGGGACTACAGGGAACGGACGGTAACCGGTTGAAGGTTGCTGCTTGTTGCAAACACTTCACGGCTTATGACCTCGATAATTGGAATGGCATGGATCGATTCCACTTTAATGCacaa GTGAGTAAGCAGGACATAGAGGAAACATTCGACGTGCCATTCAGGATGTGTGTGAGCGAAGGGAAAGTAGCCAGTGTCATGTGTTCTTACAATCAAGTCAATGGGGTCCCTACCTGTGCCGACCCCAACCTCCTCAAGAAAACAGTTCGTGGCCTGTGGCAACTTGATGG GTACATAGTATCAGACTGTGATTCTGTTGGGGTGTTTTATGATAACCAACATTACACACCAACGCCAGAAGAAGCTGCTGCTGATGCCATTAAAGCAG GTTTGGATTTAGACTGTGGGCCTTTCCTAGCTGTGCACACGCAGAATGCGGTCGAAAAAGGGTTGCTTAGCGAAGCTGATGTGAACGGTGCTTTGGTGAATACACTGACGGTCCAAATGAGGTTAGGCATGTTTGATGGAGAGCCATCGGCCCATGCATATGGCAAATTGGGCCCAAAAGATGTGTGCAAACCGGCCCATCAAGAACTCGCCCTTGAAGCTGCCAGACAAGGAATTGTGCTTCTTAAGAACACTGGTCCTGTTTTGCCACTCTCCCCACAGCGTCACCATACCGTGGCTGTCATTGGACCCAATTCTAAAGCCACCGTTACAATGATTGGAAATTATGCTG GTGTTGCATGTGGATACACCAATCCCTTACAAGGGATAGGAAGATATGCCAAGACTATTCATCAGTTGGGTTGTGAAAATGTAGCTTGTAAAAATGACAAGTTGTTTGGGTCTGCTATAAACGCGGCCCGTCAAGCAGATGCAACGGTTTTGGTGATGGGCCTGGACCAGTCCATTGAAGCTGAAACGGTGGACAGGACTGGCTTGCTTTTGCCTGGTCGTCAACAAGACCTTGTTTCAAAAGTGGCAGCTGCCTCAAAGGGACCAACTATTTTGGTCATAATGTCTGGTGGTTCTGTGGATATAACTTTTGCAAAGAATAACCCTCGAATTGTGGGCATCCTGTGGGCTGGTTATCCAGGCCAAGCTGGTGGTGCTGCCATTGCAGATATCCTGTTTGGAACAACTAACCCAG GGGGCAAGCTGCCGGTGACATGGTACCCACAAGAATACCTAACAAAGTTGCCAATGACAAACATGGCAATGCGAGGAAGCAAATCAGCAGGGTACCCAGGAAGAACGTATCGGTTCTACAATGGTCCAGTGGTGTATCCATTTGGACACGGCTTGACATACACACACTTTGTTCATACATTAGCGAGTGCTCCCACAGTGGTGTCAGTTCCCTTGAATGGTCACCGCCGTGCCAATGTCACCAATATTTCAAACAGGGCAATTAGAGTGACACATGCACGGTGTGACAAACTCTCCATCAGCCTCGAAGTAGACATTAAAAATGTGGGGTCCAGAGATGGCACGCACACGTTGCTAGTTTTCTCTGCTCCTCCTGCAGGTTTTGGCCATTGGGCACTAGAGAAGCAACTTGTGGCCTTTGAGAAAATCCATGTTCCTGCGAAGGGTCTACAGAGAGTTGGAGTCAATATTCACGTGTGCAAGCTTTTAAGTGTGGTGGATAAGTCTGGGATTAGGAGAATCCCGTTGGGGGAACACAGTTTTAACATTGGCGATGTTAAACACTCCGTGTCACTTCAGGCTGCAGCACTTGGGATTATCAAGTCCTGA
- the LOC100801308 gene encoding uncharacterized protein translates to MGNQIARDATGKIVYWNGSVQEFDEPLTVAELMLEHPQQVVLDFHSAVKEKRPTPLPADEKLEMKKTYVMVPVKRGKPVLLSSEDSRRILFTVNSSLHSNHFVSSSGFLPWLARLFHAKGEVVAVLQRKEEVEKENTEERYGFSEFLPEMLEGSMPEYMSRQLSGKGWKPSLDTIKEKKVKTKLSPWLLFLRGFSAAKI, encoded by the coding sequence ATGGGAAACCAAATAGCAAGAGATGCAACTGGGAAAATCGTTTACTGGAATGGTTCGGTTCAAGAATTCGACGAGCCACTAACGGTGGCAGAGCTCATGCTGGAGCACCCGCAGCAAGTAGTGCTTGATTTCCATTCCGCTGTGAAGGAGAAAAGGCCAACGCCACTGCCAGCAGACGAAAAGCTAGAGATGAAGAAAACCTATGTGATGGTTCCGGTGAAGAGAGGGAAGCCTGTGTTGTTGAGCAGCGAAGATAGTCGCCGCATTCTCTTCACCGTTAACTCCTCTCTGCATTCCAATCATTTCGTTTCTTCTTCGGGGTTTCTTCCTTGGCTTGCACGGTTGTTCCACGCTAAGGGAGAGGTTGTTGCAGTGTTGCAGAGGAAGGAAGAGGTGGAGAAGGAGAACACGGAAGAAAGGTATGGTTTTTCTGAGTTTTTGCCAGAAATGTTAGAAGGGTCGATGCCAGAGTATATGAGTAGACAGTTATCGGGGAAAGGGTGGAAGCCTAGCTTGGACACTATTAAGGAGAAGAAAGTTAAGACAAAACTGTCTCCCTGGTTATTGTTCCTCAGAGGTTTTTCTGCTGCAAAGATTTAA